A stretch of [Clostridium] innocuum DNA encodes these proteins:
- the dnaG gene encoding DNA primase → MIPRETIDDILRRLDIVDVIQRYVPLTRKGKNFVGLCPFHEDGNPSLSVSREKQIFKCFSCGTAGNSISFLQKYKNISYMEAVQEAAQLAGVTLPRSAPAKQDPQRLRKLELNQELMKYANHILHTEDGEAGLRYLQQRGYTKELIDQQQLGHIPEKEKLLNFLEKKGYSRQELIEADVFSPHGSCKWEGRILYPIITAHGEVRGFTARTIGKGHDQPKYVNTSESTIFAKRKLLYGGPKAIEAARQKHELIIVEGSADVDMLTQAGYLNCVATLGTALTEDHVQALKRMNVRIRLCYDGDAAGIKATMAAASLLRKNGILPFCASLPLGKDPDELIRQAPQLLQELLSTQENTVDFLLQHPNDLSDFSKRKEYAVNVMKELISYHDPLMKEHYLRELSRKSGFSIASLQDSYEKMSVSKPQYTAVRSQRFAKSEIRQEHRNVRINFQEKDKVIYKNEVQQKFDNLQQDGNVIAFDRSRLLERTDILRKYIGQKGRLLETTITCITDDDIDLRCHSITESCVRAISEEHHMDARALNYIAYLHKDTRYPHIHLQIWQEEPLLERYRLTNTLLEKLRSDVIQVMASPLPVQETETEAIIPEAMKLPGM, encoded by the coding sequence ATGATCCCGCGAGAGACGATCGATGATATCCTGCGTCGCTTGGATATCGTCGACGTCATACAACGATATGTCCCTTTGACCAGAAAAGGAAAGAACTTCGTAGGGCTCTGTCCGTTCCACGAGGATGGGAATCCCAGCCTATCTGTATCTAGGGAAAAACAGATATTCAAGTGTTTTTCATGCGGTACAGCCGGAAACAGTATCAGCTTTTTACAAAAATATAAGAACATATCATATATGGAGGCTGTGCAGGAAGCTGCACAGCTTGCAGGTGTAACGCTCCCGCGGTCTGCGCCTGCAAAACAGGATCCGCAGAGGCTGAGAAAGCTGGAGCTCAATCAGGAGCTCATGAAGTATGCGAACCACATATTGCATACCGAGGATGGAGAGGCGGGGCTGCGATACCTGCAGCAGCGCGGTTATACGAAGGAGCTGATCGATCAGCAGCAGCTCGGTCATATCCCGGAGAAGGAAAAGCTGCTCAACTTTTTAGAAAAGAAGGGATATAGCAGGCAGGAGCTTATTGAGGCGGATGTGTTCTCCCCTCACGGCAGCTGTAAATGGGAAGGTCGTATCCTCTATCCGATCATCACCGCACATGGTGAAGTGAGAGGGTTCACAGCCAGAACGATCGGTAAAGGGCATGATCAGCCTAAGTATGTCAATACGAGCGAATCGACGATATTCGCAAAAAGGAAGCTGTTGTATGGAGGGCCAAAAGCAATCGAAGCCGCAAGACAGAAGCATGAGCTGATCATCGTAGAAGGAAGTGCAGATGTAGATATGCTGACGCAAGCCGGATATCTAAACTGTGTGGCTACGCTGGGGACAGCACTTACAGAAGATCATGTACAAGCATTGAAGCGTATGAATGTCCGGATCCGCCTATGCTATGATGGCGATGCGGCCGGGATCAAGGCTACGATGGCTGCGGCTTCACTGCTGAGAAAGAATGGTATCCTTCCCTTCTGTGCTTCCCTTCCTCTCGGTAAGGATCCGGATGAGCTTATACGACAAGCTCCCCAACTGCTACAGGAGTTATTGTCCACGCAAGAGAATACAGTCGATTTTCTGCTGCAGCATCCCAATGACCTGAGTGATTTCAGCAAACGAAAGGAGTATGCTGTCAATGTAATGAAAGAGCTGATCTCTTATCATGACCCTTTGATGAAGGAACATTATCTCCGTGAGCTCTCAAGAAAGAGCGGTTTCAGTATCGCTTCTCTTCAGGACTCCTACGAGAAGATGAGTGTGAGCAAGCCACAATATACGGCCGTACGCTCGCAGCGCTTCGCAAAAAGTGAAATCCGCCAGGAGCATCGCAATGTCCGAATCAATTTTCAGGAAAAGGATAAGGTGATCTATAAGAATGAGGTACAGCAGAAATTCGATAATCTGCAGCAGGATGGAAACGTGATCGCCTTCGACAGGAGCCGATTGTTGGAGAGGACCGATATATTGCGTAAGTATATCGGTCAGAAAGGACGTTTGTTAGAAACTACAATCACCTGTATAACCGACGATGACATTGACCTACGCTGTCATTCGATCACAGAGTCTTGTGTAAGAGCGATCAGCGAGGAGCATCATATGGATGCAAGGGCATTGAATTATATCGCCTATCTGCATAAGGATACACGATATCCGCATATCCATCTTCAGATATGGCAGGAAGAACCCTTGCTGGAACGGTATCGGTTGACAAATACTTTGCTTGAAAAGCTGAGATCCGATGTCATACAGGTGATGGCATCGCCTCTGCCTGTTCAGGAGACAGAGACAGAAGCTATCATACCGGAAGCGATGAAGCTGCCGGGAATGTAA
- a CDS encoding ATP-binding protein: MERTDIEKKRYIYPQYVPAQQLMKGLYTGEWAMIAAPPILGLILYNIIGFAIGMMLGLLFFALLFRYEGKRVNLLHEMVSSARYLSSQRYYIKKERELDDEMEAAEEETEQEEGKKAKKKPKKQKKKRKQKRTEKEQRKKKEKVMQELFPFRRIEDALIEMENGDVFLFLRIQANNLDLLSYQEVQNMIRSYSKDIDRDRFKVGYFITDSVFKIGNNIQAIEKAKEKQRIPFLRMLLDQEKYLLQMKKDDANKKMYCIRVLIKEKDRKNLDLDDVKHRIKETYATSLSPIECTKEEIKQMLGVYGNRIFADHYPDSELEVETQGADKGFLLFKKKKTYEELQLPGIYDFKDMIVPVTAEFRPSLARLGTNIVKTYAVSSFLGTTKETNLLARISNIPGVSTSIYINPLSTRVYKSNIRKDMKARRSAIRDDLDQMDYEESAETLAGAYRRVREDSQEMYYISIYFVLSAVNQTAFDNLEETFRSAIEDVSITLDDLKTKQKEAYLAASPIGEDLLGKWIRQNIPSESVANLYPFNEPSLMDPKGLYIGTIVDKKNPILYDPFQYRGTNNNILILGMSGVGKTVLLWLLLQHAACMGAYIRNIDFEGTARDFIEKLGGINIDIAGGNDFIINPLQVRIPYEIRRGILDDYIGEVKSWMRIYKASWNDSLLDLFEEFLRRAYERKHISNSTDFTRLQNTDYPILSDVYQEIVIERDNYDEKESLATKEELRKLLLGMRSAVEGADSGLFNRHTYLGERFHGDGSRQDVFNSVRIINFDFSRMMDTDKSRKLAQWSNIFTYITQFVNNNMSARDDIVVSIDELHEMLKKEYMPIINIISSYERRFRKYNTSLIKATQTMDEVDSDDAEMESKVKPLFSQSATKFLFHLGDIDYDKPRKMMNLTANEIEKLQESRSGKCLVRINKALYDLDVFMPEWFKQVKKDA; the protein is encoded by the coding sequence ATGGAGCGGACCGATATAGAAAAGAAACGGTATATCTATCCACAATATGTACCGGCACAGCAGCTGATGAAAGGATTGTATACGGGGGAATGGGCAATGATCGCGGCACCGCCGATCCTGGGCCTGATCTTATACAATATCATCGGCTTCGCGATCGGAATGATGCTGGGACTCCTCTTCTTCGCCCTGCTGTTCCGTTATGAAGGCAAGCGGGTGAACCTGCTGCATGAGATGGTATCCAGCGCCCGATATCTGAGCTCTCAGCGTTATTACATCAAAAAGGAGCGAGAGCTTGATGATGAGATGGAAGCAGCAGAGGAAGAGACAGAGCAGGAGGAAGGTAAGAAAGCTAAGAAAAAACCGAAGAAGCAAAAAAAGAAAAGAAAACAGAAACGAACAGAAAAAGAACAGCGGAAGAAGAAAGAGAAGGTCATGCAGGAGCTCTTCCCCTTCCGCCGTATCGAAGATGCACTGATCGAAATGGAAAATGGGGACGTCTTCTTATTCCTACGTATCCAGGCGAACAATCTGGATCTGTTGTCTTATCAGGAGGTACAGAATATGATACGTTCCTATTCCAAGGATATCGATCGGGACAGGTTCAAAGTAGGCTATTTCATCACGGACAGCGTGTTCAAGATCGGCAACAATATCCAGGCAATCGAAAAAGCAAAGGAGAAGCAGCGCATCCCCTTCCTGCGGATGCTGCTGGATCAGGAAAAATACCTGCTGCAGATGAAAAAAGACGATGCCAATAAGAAGATGTATTGTATCCGAGTCCTCATCAAGGAGAAGGACAGGAAGAATCTGGATCTCGATGATGTGAAGCATCGCATCAAGGAGACTTATGCCACTTCCCTGTCACCGATCGAATGTACGAAGGAAGAGATCAAGCAGATGCTCGGCGTCTACGGGAATCGGATCTTCGCAGATCATTATCCGGATAGTGAGCTGGAAGTGGAGACACAGGGAGCAGATAAAGGGTTCCTCCTGTTCAAAAAGAAGAAGACCTATGAGGAGCTGCAATTGCCGGGGATCTATGATTTCAAGGATATGATCGTCCCTGTGACTGCTGAATTCCGTCCCAGTCTGGCAAGGTTGGGGACGAATATCGTGAAGACCTATGCAGTCAGCTCCTTCCTCGGGACAACAAAGGAAACGAACCTGTTAGCGAGGATCAGCAATATCCCGGGCGTATCTACCTCGATCTATATAAACCCCTTATCGACCAGAGTCTATAAAAGCAACATCCGGAAGGACATGAAGGCAAGGCGATCCGCTATACGTGACGACTTGGATCAAATGGATTATGAAGAATCCGCAGAGACACTGGCAGGTGCCTATAGAAGAGTCCGGGAAGATAGTCAGGAGATGTATTACATCTCGATCTATTTCGTACTGAGTGCTGTCAATCAGACTGCGTTCGATAATCTCGAGGAAACGTTCCGCAGTGCGATCGAGGACGTGTCGATAACGCTGGATGATCTGAAGACGAAGCAGAAGGAAGCCTATCTGGCAGCCAGTCCGATCGGAGAAGATCTGCTGGGGAAATGGATCCGGCAGAACATACCGTCAGAGAGCGTCGCGAATCTTTATCCATTCAACGAGCCTTCCCTCATGGATCCCAAGGGACTCTATATCGGAACGATCGTGGATAAGAAGAATCCGATCTTATATGACCCATTCCAATATCGTGGGACGAACAACAATATCCTCATACTTGGGATGTCCGGTGTAGGAAAAACAGTCCTCCTATGGCTGCTATTGCAACACGCGGCTTGTATGGGAGCTTATATCCGCAATATAGATTTTGAGGGGACTGCAAGAGACTTTATCGAGAAGCTGGGAGGGATCAATATCGATATCGCCGGAGGGAACGATTTCATCATCAATCCCTTACAAGTCCGCATACCGTATGAGATCCGTCGTGGTATCCTGGATGACTACATCGGAGAAGTGAAGAGCTGGATGCGCATATACAAAGCGAGCTGGAACGATAGCCTGCTGGACCTTTTCGAGGAATTCCTACGACGAGCCTATGAAAGGAAGCATATCAGCAACAGTACGGACTTCACGCGTCTGCAGAATACGGATTATCCGATCCTATCCGATGTATATCAGGAGATCGTGATAGAAAGAGATAATTACGATGAGAAGGAATCCCTGGCCACGAAGGAGGAGCTGCGGAAGCTGCTGCTGGGGATGAGGTCTGCAGTGGAGGGGGCAGATAGCGGCCTCTTCAACCGGCATACTTATCTGGGAGAACGGTTTCACGGAGATGGTTCCAGGCAGGATGTCTTCAATAGCGTTCGGATCATTAATTTTGATTTCTCGCGTATGATGGACACCGATAAATCCCGAAAGCTGGCACAATGGTCGAACATCTTCACCTATATCACACAGTTCGTAAACAATAATATGTCTGCACGAGATGATATCGTAGTCAGTATCGATGAGCTGCACGAGATGCTGAAGAAGGAATACATGCCGATAATCAACATCATCTCCTCCTATGAGAGACGCTTCCGAAAATACAATACATCCCTGATCAAAGCAACGCAGACGATGGATGAAGTCGATAGTGATGACGCAGAAATGGAATCAAAGGTGAAGCCGTTATTCTCACAGTCTGCGACGAAGTTCCTGTTCCACCTTGGTGATATCGATTATGACAAGCCAAGGAAGATGATGAACCTGACAGCAAACGAGATAGAGAAACTGCAGGAGAGTCGTTCCGGGAAATGCCTGGTCCGTATCAACAAAGCGCTTTATGATCTCGACGTCTTCATGCCGGAGTGGTTCAAGCAGGTGAAGAAGGATGCATGA
- a CDS encoding M23 family metallopeptidase: protein MSFWMRVALWIAPKIKKNGPKVLFGTLLAISFPIIAVTALFSDGGSQEEQDVYQEAYEELGCSKEDSYILADIRLFDTYADEAASEHMTKEEAQKRMRSIYMDIENKEDEKSCRLRSDEDIVKELKKKYPMKEEEIKNMLEDLQSMRNGRQNMIVPAKELQIVKDCDEQAPYMILKGRRQPVVSIGAGTVKRIVTESEQIEIDEEHKKQKGLTVTVEYESNIGFDNDMEYITKKYTVTYAMLQELKVEEGQELKQGQQIGVMEDHLYLSVRDEKGAIDPKELIHLSSTTTSTGKFHLPFKIPPIIISEVGNRELDGFHAGMDISAGAGEAVLSISDGTVIRVSTSCSPYGGYIGNRCPADDAFAWGAGNFVMIRFEADDKEYYALYAHLSDVTVSHGDKVSAGDVIGKQGSSGNSQGTHLHLEIHEGSFEVNTVASKKGLVDPRRFIDFKDGKKPQVSF from the coding sequence ATGAGCTTTTGGATGAGAGTGGCCCTTTGGATCGCGCCCAAAATAAAGAAGAATGGTCCGAAGGTCCTATTCGGTACCCTCCTGGCGATCAGCTTCCCGATCATCGCCGTCACTGCGTTGTTCTCCGATGGAGGCTCACAGGAGGAACAGGATGTCTATCAGGAAGCCTACGAAGAGCTCGGATGTTCAAAGGAGGACAGCTACATCCTGGCAGATATCCGTCTCTTCGATACCTATGCGGATGAAGCAGCATCCGAGCATATGACGAAGGAGGAAGCACAGAAACGTATGAGATCCATCTATATGGATATCGAGAATAAGGAAGATGAGAAAAGCTGCAGACTGCGTAGTGATGAAGACATCGTAAAGGAGCTTAAAAAGAAGTATCCTATGAAGGAGGAAGAGATCAAAAACATGCTGGAGGATCTGCAGAGCATGCGGAATGGAAGACAGAATATGATCGTTCCGGCAAAGGAGCTTCAGATCGTCAAGGACTGTGATGAACAGGCTCCCTATATGATCCTAAAGGGAAGAAGACAACCGGTCGTATCGATAGGAGCGGGTACCGTCAAGAGGATCGTGACGGAGTCTGAACAGATAGAGATCGATGAAGAGCATAAAAAACAAAAAGGGTTGACAGTTACTGTAGAATATGAGTCCAATATAGGATTCGATAATGATATGGAGTATATCACCAAAAAGTATACAGTCACCTATGCAATGCTGCAGGAGCTGAAGGTAGAAGAAGGACAGGAATTGAAACAGGGACAGCAGATAGGCGTCATGGAGGATCATCTGTATCTATCCGTAAGGGATGAGAAGGGGGCGATTGATCCCAAAGAACTCATCCATCTTTCTTCTACGACCACTTCTACCGGGAAATTCCACCTCCCCTTCAAGATACCTCCTATCATCATCAGTGAGGTCGGTAATCGTGAGCTGGATGGTTTCCATGCCGGTATGGACATATCCGCCGGAGCCGGTGAAGCTGTCTTATCGATCAGTGATGGTACGGTGATCCGGGTCTCCACCAGTTGCTCTCCTTATGGCGGGTATATCGGGAACAGATGTCCGGCGGATGATGCATTTGCATGGGGAGCCGGGAATTTCGTCATGATAAGGTTTGAGGCAGATGACAAAGAGTATTATGCGTTATATGCGCATCTATCGGATGTCACTGTCTCTCATGGAGACAAGGTCTCAGCCGGTGACGTCATCGGTAAGCAGGGATCGTCGGGAAACTCACAAGGGACCCATCTCCACCTCGAGATCCACGAAGGCTCCTTCGAAGTAAATACGGTGGCGTCCAAAAAGGGATTGGTCGATCCACGCAGGTTCATAGATTTCAAGGATGGGAAGAAACCACAGGTATCCTTCTAA